The following proteins are encoded in a genomic region of Ferrimicrobium sp.:
- a CDS encoding ABC transporter ATP-binding protein, producing MESDQNSGQDLLVLKDIGKRYQLGDLFVEALRGVSFTVVANDYVAITGPSGSGKSTLMHLIGCLDVPTSGDLIIAGELVRDLDQAQLAEIRNRRIGFVFQQFNLLRTMTAQRNVELPLLYAGVPKNERRERAATLLERVGLGNHMNHRPMELSGGQQQRVAIARALVGDPSIILADEPTGNLDSHSAEEILGIFEELNQLGRTLVVITHDASVAARATRSLHIRDGQLQEVS from the coding sequence GTGGAATCTGATCAAAACTCTGGTCAGGACCTGCTTGTCCTGAAGGACATAGGCAAGCGGTACCAACTTGGAGACCTTTTTGTCGAGGCTCTCCGAGGGGTCAGTTTCACGGTTGTTGCCAATGACTATGTCGCGATAACCGGTCCTTCGGGTTCTGGGAAGTCGACCCTTATGCATCTCATTGGATGCCTTGACGTTCCCACCTCTGGTGACCTGATCATCGCGGGAGAACTGGTCCGTGATCTTGATCAGGCTCAGCTCGCTGAGATACGGAATCGCCGCATAGGCTTTGTTTTTCAACAGTTTAACCTGTTGCGGACCATGACCGCTCAGCGCAACGTTGAACTCCCGCTCCTCTATGCCGGAGTACCCAAAAACGAGCGACGAGAGCGTGCAGCGACGCTTCTTGAGCGTGTGGGACTCGGAAACCACATGAATCATCGGCCAATGGAGCTCTCAGGCGGACAACAGCAGCGTGTCGCCATAGCGCGAGCGCTTGTCGGGGATCCTAGCATCATCCTAGCCGACGAGCCGACAGGGAATCTTGACTCCCATAGCGCTGAGGAGATCCTGGGGATTTTCGAGGAACTCAACCAACTTGGGCGCACGTTAGTTGTTATCACCCACGATGCGAGCGTTGCAGCTAGAGCTACCCGTTCGCTGCATATTCGGGATGGTCAATTGCAGGAGGTCTCATGA
- a CDS encoding aspartyl/asparaginyl beta-hydroxylase domain-containing protein, translated as MTKTWQVALDEARDNLRSAMMDLRGVREDLREAALNGGEAAIFGLEGWLLQSSIVPTTPFLDPEIFPWTKTLEDGWKEIREELDTMLDHREDLPNFQEISRDVASISDDDQWKTVFFMGYGYRSQANWERCPKTAALLEQVPGLTTAFYSILSPGKHLPPHRGPYRGVLRYHLGLRIPEPAELCGIEVGGETRHWEEGKSLLFDDGYQHSAWNDATELRAVLFLDVVRPMSGAAKVVNDALLKVIALSPFLRDAKKRHEAWERRFEGSIRQ; from the coding sequence ATGACCAAGACATGGCAGGTGGCCCTGGATGAGGCGCGTGACAATCTTCGATCGGCGATGATGGATCTACGCGGGGTGCGTGAGGATCTTCGCGAGGCAGCACTCAACGGTGGCGAGGCTGCCATCTTTGGACTTGAGGGATGGTTACTGCAATCATCCATCGTCCCCACGACCCCCTTCTTGGATCCAGAGATTTTTCCCTGGACGAAGACTCTGGAGGATGGGTGGAAAGAGATACGTGAAGAGCTCGATACGATGTTAGACCACAGGGAAGACCTGCCCAACTTTCAGGAGATTTCTCGCGATGTCGCTTCGATCTCTGATGATGATCAATGGAAGACTGTCTTCTTCATGGGGTACGGTTATCGGTCGCAGGCAAATTGGGAGCGTTGCCCAAAGACGGCAGCGCTCCTCGAACAAGTCCCTGGCCTGACGACCGCTTTTTACTCGATACTGAGTCCTGGCAAGCACCTCCCCCCTCATCGTGGGCCCTATCGAGGTGTGTTGCGTTACCATCTTGGGCTGAGAATCCCAGAGCCAGCGGAGCTCTGTGGTATCGAAGTTGGCGGTGAGACTCGCCACTGGGAAGAGGGGAAGAGTCTACTTTTTGATGATGGCTATCAGCATAGCGCCTGGAACGATGCAACGGAGCTGCGAGCAGTGCTTTTTCTCGATGTCGTCCGGCCCATGTCTGGAGCTGCCAAGGTGGTAAACGATGCGTTGTTAAAGGTGATCGCCTTGTCACCGTTTCTTCGCGACGCAAAGAAGCGACATGAGGCATGGGAGCGGCGTTTCGAGGGAAGTATCCGGCAATAG
- a CDS encoding efflux RND transporter periplasmic adaptor subunit, producing MRDNKLCRVIKVLVVVVVGGATGFFISRPAPPAYQLAYAEPETITATISAVGTLVPVTQAAVPPPMSGTVSSIGVQVGQRVTAGETLATVSPSALASRARIADASALAQAEAALAEAEQPTPVPAPKSSRSSALQSDVNAIRKTLVELCPGAHSSVSPACGSLNTELSRLSSQLSAKTSDTSSPGPEATSTSSATIAADEAIVTADQSALSSALQVQSSSFVSPIAGTVATLPLAVGQVVRAQSSSTAITVIQSSRSEVVVPIAIATARRLHDGDQATILPLGSPHATTGEIISIGTAPTTNQVTGATTVSVTVAVNHLTLPVFDGAQALVVIAIAHSADVLAVPTSAIFYKGGHPTVLVDNPRGIFSDTVRVGIVGADYTSILGGLSDGVPVVLASLDRPLPVPVKPIGGFGKAFGQGGARRKVPRL from the coding sequence GTGCGTGACAACAAGCTCTGCCGGGTTATAAAAGTCTTGGTCGTCGTAGTGGTCGGTGGGGCGACGGGTTTTTTCATCTCCCGCCCCGCACCACCGGCCTACCAACTTGCCTACGCGGAACCAGAGACAATCACTGCAACGATTAGTGCGGTTGGTACGTTGGTGCCTGTTACCCAGGCTGCGGTTCCTCCGCCGATGAGCGGAACCGTCTCTTCGATTGGGGTGCAGGTGGGTCAGAGGGTGACGGCTGGCGAGACGTTAGCCACGGTCTCGCCGTCCGCACTGGCATCTCGGGCAAGGATCGCCGACGCGTCCGCGCTAGCCCAGGCTGAAGCTGCATTAGCTGAGGCCGAGCAGCCCACCCCAGTCCCGGCACCAAAGAGTTCCAGGTCGAGTGCCCTTCAATCCGACGTTAACGCCATCCGTAAGACGCTCGTGGAACTATGTCCAGGAGCTCATTCGTCGGTCTCGCCTGCCTGCGGATCCCTCAACACGGAACTGAGTAGGCTATCCTCTCAGTTAAGCGCCAAAACATCGGATACTAGCTCTCCTGGCCCAGAGGCAACCAGCACCTCAAGTGCTACCATCGCAGCTGACGAAGCTATCGTGACTGCCGATCAGAGTGCCCTCTCGTCAGCTTTGCAGGTCCAATCGAGTTCATTCGTATCGCCTATAGCGGGTACGGTTGCCACGCTACCACTCGCTGTTGGTCAGGTGGTCCGTGCTCAATCTAGCTCTACCGCGATCACTGTGATTCAATCGAGTAGGTCAGAGGTTGTCGTTCCCATTGCCATCGCTACCGCACGTCGACTCCATGACGGTGACCAGGCGACCATCCTTCCTCTTGGAAGTCCTCATGCAACAACTGGTGAAATCATATCCATTGGAACCGCTCCGACAACGAATCAAGTGACAGGGGCTACCACTGTCTCCGTTACCGTTGCAGTCAATCATTTGACACTCCCAGTATTTGATGGAGCGCAGGCGCTTGTGGTCATTGCTATTGCGCACAGCGCTGATGTATTAGCCGTGCCTACATCGGCGATCTTCTACAAGGGTGGACACCCAACCGTGCTCGTGGATAACCCGAGAGGAATATTTTCCGATACCGTGAGAGTCGGTATCGTAGGCGCCGACTATACGTCTATTCTTGGAGGTCTTAGCGACGGGGTACCGGTGGTGTTGGCTTCCTTGGATCGGCCCTTACCTGTCCCGGTGAAACCAATCGGTGGTTTTGGGAAAGCATTTGGCCAAGGTGGCGCCAGACGCAAAGTTCCCAGATTGTGA
- a CDS encoding ABC transporter permease has translation MTWGQLVRSALEAIQWNRLRSLLTVLGIVIGIAAVMVTVGLGEGAQAKVSSKIAALGSNLLTVAPGSTSAGPGVRRGLGSASTLTMADAAALSSRVVAPAVAAVAPLASQRETLTNGAIDWPTTVDGTTPSWLTIRSRSVEVGRFISTQDEVSNADVVVLGALTAQELFSSANPIGRVVDVGPLPMTVIGVLAPVGSGTSATSNQDDLAIVPISTAQGSLFGTSANDSVQSILLQATSSSTLSAAYQEADHELMMLHGATNPANADFTITAEQSLFSAATSISATLTALLAGIATVSLLVGGIGVMNIMLVSVTERTREIGLRKALGAKPSDIRRQFLVEASVLGVSGGLVGAALGLLGQLVLPSVISNPVIIPPIVTVAAVAVALMISLLFGVYPAARAAQLSPIDALRSE, from the coding sequence ATGACCTGGGGTCAACTCGTACGAAGCGCACTCGAGGCGATCCAGTGGAATCGTCTGCGCTCCCTCTTGACCGTGCTCGGCATCGTGATTGGCATAGCCGCGGTGATGGTCACGGTTGGCCTTGGTGAGGGAGCGCAGGCCAAGGTCAGCTCCAAGATTGCCGCACTCGGAAGTAACCTTCTCACCGTTGCTCCCGGAAGTACCTCTGCTGGTCCCGGTGTGCGCCGAGGTCTCGGGAGCGCATCTACTCTCACGATGGCTGATGCTGCTGCCCTGTCGTCTCGTGTTGTGGCCCCGGCGGTGGCTGCAGTTGCTCCGCTCGCAAGCCAACGCGAGACGCTTACGAATGGGGCAATCGACTGGCCAACGACGGTGGATGGAACCACTCCGTCGTGGCTCACCATTCGGTCGCGGTCGGTCGAGGTTGGACGATTTATCAGCACGCAGGACGAGGTGTCGAACGCCGACGTTGTGGTACTTGGAGCACTAACCGCCCAAGAACTCTTCAGCTCAGCTAACCCGATTGGTAGAGTCGTTGACGTTGGTCCGCTGCCTATGACCGTGATCGGTGTGTTGGCACCTGTTGGTTCTGGAACTTCGGCGACATCGAACCAAGATGACCTAGCTATTGTTCCGATCTCTACCGCGCAAGGTTCTTTGTTTGGGACTTCTGCCAACGATTCGGTCCAGTCGATTCTCTTGCAGGCCACCAGTTCATCGACGCTGTCGGCTGCCTATCAGGAGGCAGATCACGAACTTATGATGCTCCATGGAGCTACCAATCCAGCAAACGCTGATTTTACCATCACCGCAGAGCAGTCTCTCTTTAGCGCAGCAACCTCGATATCGGCCACATTGACGGCACTTCTCGCAGGGATTGCTACGGTATCGCTGCTGGTTGGCGGGATCGGTGTCATGAATATCATGCTGGTCTCTGTGACGGAACGAACGAGAGAGATAGGGCTTCGCAAGGCACTGGGCGCAAAGCCTAGCGATATTCGTCGTCAGTTCTTGGTTGAGGCTTCGGTCCTCGGAGTGTCCGGAGGTCTTGTTGGAGCTGCACTGGGTTTACTCGGACAGTTAGTGTTGCCCTCGGTCATCTCGAATCCGGTCATTATCCCTCCGATTGTCACCGTTGCTGCCGTTGCGGTGGCATTGATGATCAGTCTCCTGTTCGGTGTCTATCCAGCAGCTCGCGCGGCACAGCTCTCTCCGATCGACGCACTACGGTCTGAATAA
- a CDS encoding efflux RND transporter periplasmic adaptor subunit, which produces MTKKGFAKFALRGAALLLVFAIGYVVRAETSSAGRGRSARTERVITVTDGTASQTIPASGTIEPATERTATFATSGIINTVSVAIGQSVSAGQQLATLETAPLAAAVAQAQAQLASAQTKLSTDEAAGATSSTINADDAAVSAANYSLSIAQANLGDATLRAPVSGTVVASTLTPGLQVSGTVNAAGAAPGITIISPNSWLVEAAISDASIAGVSVGEQATITPQGSTTNVYGTVSSVGLVASVSGGVASFPVTIAITGSPSELYAGLPANISLTTRVQANVIEIPILAVHSLASHPYVIVETGKTKANTPVTLGSVIGANVIVSHGLSVGTRILERNPAFAKSLGVPGGKAGDGKRGGKGGGGLGGI; this is translated from the coding sequence GTGACTAAGAAGGGATTTGCTAAGTTTGCTCTACGGGGAGCTGCTCTTCTGCTGGTTTTTGCTATTGGGTACGTGGTCCGTGCTGAAACATCGTCTGCGGGGCGGGGTCGGTCAGCACGAACTGAACGGGTGATAACCGTTACTGATGGTACGGCGTCCCAGACAATACCCGCATCAGGAACTATTGAGCCAGCAACGGAGCGCACTGCTACTTTTGCGACCTCTGGTATTATCAATACGGTAAGTGTAGCTATTGGGCAGTCGGTTAGCGCTGGTCAGCAGTTGGCGACTCTAGAGACAGCGCCGCTCGCCGCCGCCGTAGCACAGGCTCAGGCACAACTTGCGAGTGCCCAGACCAAGTTGAGTACCGATGAGGCTGCGGGGGCAACCTCGAGCACTATCAATGCAGATGACGCTGCTGTGAGTGCAGCAAACTATTCTCTGTCTATTGCCCAGGCAAACCTAGGGGACGCTACGTTAAGAGCTCCGGTATCGGGAACGGTAGTGGCAAGTACACTTACCCCTGGCCTACAGGTATCAGGAACCGTAAATGCTGCAGGTGCAGCCCCGGGGATCACCATCATAAGCCCAAATTCATGGTTGGTCGAGGCGGCGATCAGTGACGCAAGCATCGCTGGTGTCTCCGTTGGCGAGCAGGCGACCATTACTCCGCAGGGCTCGACTACGAACGTATATGGAACCGTTTCGTCTGTCGGCCTCGTCGCGAGTGTATCTGGTGGAGTCGCGTCCTTCCCGGTTACTATCGCGATAACGGGATCACCGTCGGAGCTGTATGCGGGTCTGCCTGCGAATATCTCTCTGACCACCCGGGTGCAGGCTAACGTGATTGAGATCCCCATCTTGGCCGTACACTCGCTCGCATCGCATCCCTATGTCATTGTCGAGACAGGAAAGACCAAGGCTAATACCCCGGTCACCCTGGGTTCGGTCATTGGTGCTAACGTTATTGTATCGCACGGTCTTTCTGTCGGTACGCGTATCCTCGAGAGGAACCCCGCATTTGCGAAGTCGCTAGGGGTGCCTGGTGGCAAAGCCGGAGATGGCAAGCGCGGTGGCAAGGGCGGAGGTGGCCTTGGTGGAATCTGA
- a CDS encoding aldo/keto reductase: MSDETIRLGATGLKVSRLCLGTMTFGLQSDEEEAIKILDRAFEGGIYFIDTADVYPLGGGVRLAGTTEEIVGRWLKGKRDKVILATKCFGAMAKEPFHQGNSRKHIFDAVDASLKRLGTDYLDLYQLHRYDPETPIEESLGALDDLVRLGKVRYVGCSNFPAFRLAKANAVADGRGLARFSSVQPRYNLLYRIIERDLVELAVEEGIGVIPYNPIAGGLLSGKHRSIDTPTEGTRFNSTPASELYRERYWHEEMFATVAKLQAIAAREDVSLVTLSVAWVMRQKGITSPIIGASKVEQLTDSMAALEYQLSDAVDVELKALTDQYLAGPSLV; encoded by the coding sequence GTGAGTGACGAGACGATTCGACTAGGTGCGACAGGGTTGAAGGTCTCCAGGCTGTGCCTTGGGACGATGACGTTTGGCCTGCAAAGTGACGAGGAGGAGGCCATCAAGATTTTGGATCGAGCCTTCGAAGGTGGTATCTATTTCATTGATACTGCGGATGTCTACCCGCTCGGTGGCGGGGTGCGTTTGGCGGGAACCACAGAAGAGATCGTCGGACGTTGGCTCAAAGGGAAGCGCGATAAGGTGATCCTGGCGACAAAGTGTTTTGGAGCAATGGCGAAGGAGCCTTTCCATCAGGGCAACTCGCGCAAGCACATCTTTGATGCGGTGGATGCATCGTTAAAGCGACTCGGCACTGATTACCTCGATCTCTACCAGTTGCATCGCTACGATCCAGAGACTCCTATCGAAGAGTCGTTAGGGGCCTTAGATGACCTGGTGCGTCTTGGTAAAGTTCGCTATGTAGGGTGTTCAAACTTCCCTGCATTTCGGTTGGCGAAGGCAAATGCAGTGGCCGACGGGAGGGGTCTCGCGAGATTCTCTTCGGTCCAACCCCGCTACAACTTGTTGTACCGCATCATCGAACGAGATCTTGTGGAGCTAGCGGTCGAGGAGGGAATTGGTGTCATCCCCTACAATCCGATCGCCGGTGGGCTGCTCTCCGGGAAGCACCGCTCTATCGACACGCCGACCGAGGGGACACGCTTTAACTCGACACCGGCGAGCGAACTCTACCGAGAGCGATACTGGCACGAGGAGATGTTCGCCACGGTAGCAAAGCTCCAGGCCATAGCGGCCCGCGAAGACGTTAGCCTCGTGACACTTTCCGTTGCCTGGGTTATGCGCCAGAAGGGGATCACATCACCGATCATCGGCGCCTCGAAGGTCGAGCAACTCACTGATTCCATGGCGGCATTGGAGTATCAGCTCTCGGATGCAGTAGACGTAGAGTTGAAGGCACTCACTGACCAATACCTGGCTGGACCCTCACTGGTCTGA
- a CDS encoding RNA polymerase sigma factor, whose translation MGLRHAKGIESDDGVTGEDLRYEIVVGSLLDPIYRFYRRRVGPDVCDDLTVETFAVVFSRLPSYSSERGALRPWVFGIAANVLRHHWRDEQARLAREARLGGMAMTDTRPEDPGDGYLELDATIAGALLGLNDEDRLVLLLYAWEELSPSEIAQALALPAGTVRSRLSRVRARLREELMRDGGPSGTIEDGRTSTLKEDGWTN comes from the coding sequence ATGGGGTTGCGGCATGCGAAGGGGATCGAGAGCGATGACGGAGTGACTGGGGAAGATCTCAGGTATGAAATCGTGGTCGGTTCGCTATTAGATCCGATCTATCGGTTTTATCGACGTCGCGTTGGGCCAGATGTGTGCGATGACCTCACCGTTGAAACCTTCGCCGTGGTGTTCTCGCGTTTGCCAAGCTATAGCTCTGAACGCGGTGCTCTCCGACCGTGGGTCTTCGGTATCGCGGCCAACGTCTTGCGGCATCATTGGAGGGACGAGCAGGCCCGTCTGGCACGCGAGGCGAGGCTGGGGGGCATGGCCATGACAGATACCCGTCCAGAAGACCCAGGCGATGGTTACCTTGAGCTTGATGCCACGATCGCCGGCGCGCTTTTAGGGCTCAATGATGAAGATCGGCTGGTGCTGTTGCTGTATGCCTGGGAGGAGCTGAGCCCCAGCGAGATCGCCCAGGCTTTGGCGTTGCCAGCGGGTACGGTTCGTTCACGCCTCTCGCGGGTCCGCGCACGGTTACGCGAGGAACTGATGCGAGATGGGGGTCCGTCGGGGACGATAGAGGATGGGCGCACGTCGACGTTGAAGGAGGATGGATGGACGAATTAG
- a CDS encoding FAD-dependent oxidoreductase, whose translation MRVVVIGAGATGLGVAWDLTLRGIEVIVLEAQEVGAGTSGRFHGLLHSGGRYLVTDPSAAKECYQENMLLRDIASEAVVVTGGYFVKKYGDDDVFESDWLNQAEKLGVPVHPVSVGDLRREMEMLTEQIERSYWVPDGVLEGFKMLAMLVQAIQSRGSQLLEHTKATGLRLEGDRVSGVEVEERSGGTRVIDCDAVVNTAGPWAGLVARDWGLDIKVQPSYGLMLIFANRRLDKVVNRLKSPSDGDIFVPHQEVVILGTTDVAQPSPEAPLPRRSEAVRLMELGTELIPDLGSWRVLRGFNGVRPLYEPSGITGDSRTVSRDFAVLDHSEQDGLLGAFSVLGGKWTTFRLMGETLGNQLAKTLNVDSPGRSREIAIDARATRPVTGAVGDRGALLCECEQVYEADIEQTASSAMQRRFGTWFSMGPCQGTFCAHRVLGRGSEESFTQELTTLRREREHGLVAVGWGANARLIALEQSIAAQSLGEEL comes from the coding sequence ATGAGGGTAGTCGTCATCGGAGCGGGGGCAACGGGGCTCGGTGTTGCATGGGATCTCACCCTGCGTGGGATTGAGGTGATTGTCCTGGAGGCACAGGAGGTTGGTGCTGGGACCTCCGGGCGTTTCCATGGCCTCCTTCACAGCGGAGGCCGCTATCTGGTCACCGACCCATCGGCAGCCAAGGAGTGCTATCAGGAGAATATGTTGTTGCGTGACATCGCCAGCGAGGCCGTCGTTGTGACCGGAGGGTACTTTGTCAAAAAGTACGGCGATGACGATGTTTTCGAGAGTGATTGGCTGAATCAGGCTGAGAAGTTAGGCGTACCGGTGCATCCAGTGTCAGTTGGTGACCTGCGGAGGGAGATGGAGATGCTGACCGAGCAGATTGAGCGGTCCTACTGGGTCCCTGATGGTGTGCTCGAGGGATTCAAGATGCTCGCGATGTTGGTGCAAGCGATCCAGTCGCGCGGGTCGCAGCTCTTGGAGCACACGAAGGCGACCGGGTTACGCCTTGAGGGTGATCGTGTAAGTGGTGTCGAGGTGGAAGAGCGCTCAGGAGGCACTCGGGTCATCGATTGCGATGCGGTCGTCAACACCGCCGGTCCGTGGGCGGGTTTGGTGGCTCGTGATTGGGGACTCGATATCAAAGTCCAGCCGTCGTATGGATTGATGTTGATTTTTGCGAACCGACGGCTCGATAAGGTCGTCAATCGGCTGAAATCCCCTAGTGATGGTGACATCTTCGTCCCCCACCAGGAGGTGGTGATTCTTGGCACTACGGATGTTGCCCAGCCGTCCCCCGAGGCTCCCCTGCCACGACGAAGTGAGGCTGTCAGGCTGATGGAACTTGGAACTGAGCTCATACCAGATCTCGGCTCCTGGAGAGTGTTGCGTGGTTTCAACGGGGTGAGGCCGCTGTATGAACCCTCGGGGATTACCGGAGACTCGCGGACGGTGTCACGGGATTTTGCGGTACTCGATCATAGCGAACAAGATGGCCTGCTTGGAGCCTTCTCTGTACTAGGTGGCAAGTGGACCACTTTTCGCTTGATGGGGGAGACGCTTGGGAACCAACTCGCTAAGACCCTCAATGTCGACTCCCCAGGTCGGAGTCGCGAGATAGCGATCGATGCCAGGGCCACACGGCCTGTGACGGGTGCCGTTGGTGATCGCGGTGCTCTGCTGTGCGAATGCGAACAGGTCTACGAGGCAGATATTGAACAGACAGCGAGTTCAGCCATGCAGCGACGCTTTGGTACTTGGTTCTCTATGGGGCCATGTCAGGGCACGTTCTGTGCACATCGGGTCTTGGGAA